In one window of Deltaproteobacteria bacterium DNA:
- the glgX gene encoding glycogen debranching protein GlgX, which yields MELRPHSRYRLTAGRHYPLGATVGPDGVNFALYSQFAEAVYLLLFARPEDAEPTDVIRLEQRDRFVWHGFVHGLAAGALYAYRVAGPFEPRAGLRFNPAKLLLDPYARAITGKAVNRDNLLLAYDANGPGRDLELDPRDSAPVMPKGVVVEDRFDWQGDRPLELPLEKLVIYETHLKGFTAHPSSRATHPGTYLGFIDRIPYLKELGVNAVELLPIHEIYVEDFLHERGLTNYWGYSTLGFFAPESSYAAGNRPGCQVDEFKTLVRALHAAGIEVILDVVYNHTAEGNELGPTLSLKGIDNPSYYALTGQPGESGRYYMNYTGCGNSLDLRRPPAIRLVMDSLRYWAQVMHVDGFRFDLASVLGREGGDFVQGSGFFDAIAQDPVLCHVKLIAEPWDLGTYQVGNFPIDWSEWNGRYRDTLRRFGKGDARQLKELGWRLTGSADLYADDGRSAYNSVNFVTCHDGFTLYDWASYNHKHNEANLEGNRDGSDDNLSWNCGHEGETADPEVRRLRRQLCKNQICSLMFSLGTPMLLGGDEVLRSQGGNNNAYCQDNALSWMDWSLVERNADFLAFVRRAIAFLKRCTILHRRKFYSGTDGDQNAVPDLAWFGPDGGPPAWNDPEARVLCYQLDGSEEPSELGDYRLFFALNADHQLREVRLPTLSGRLRWHRVVDTALPAGEDFAAPGEEVPLDPDDHYLVNARSTLVLLGR from the coding sequence ATGGAGCTACGCCCGCACTCGCGCTACCGCCTCACGGCGGGGCGCCACTATCCGCTCGGAGCCACGGTCGGCCCCGACGGGGTGAACTTCGCCCTCTACTCGCAGTTCGCCGAGGCCGTCTACCTGCTGCTCTTCGCGCGCCCCGAGGACGCGGAGCCCACCGACGTGATCCGCCTCGAACAGCGCGACCGGTTCGTCTGGCACGGCTTCGTGCACGGCCTGGCCGCCGGCGCGCTCTACGCCTACCGCGTGGCGGGCCCCTTCGAACCCCGCGCGGGCCTGCGCTTCAACCCGGCCAAGCTGCTCCTCGACCCCTACGCGCGTGCGATCACCGGCAAGGCCGTGAACCGGGACAACCTCCTCCTGGCCTACGACGCGAACGGGCCTGGCCGCGACCTGGAGCTCGACCCGCGGGACTCGGCGCCCGTGATGCCCAAGGGCGTGGTCGTGGAGGACCGCTTCGACTGGCAGGGCGACCGCCCGCTCGAGCTCCCGCTCGAGAAGCTCGTGATCTACGAGACGCACCTGAAGGGCTTCACCGCGCACCCCTCGTCGCGCGCCACGCACCCCGGGACCTACCTCGGCTTCATCGACCGGATCCCGTACCTCAAGGAGCTCGGCGTGAACGCCGTCGAGCTCCTCCCAATCCACGAGATCTACGTCGAGGACTTCCTGCACGAGCGCGGGCTCACGAACTACTGGGGCTACAGCACGCTCGGCTTCTTCGCCCCCGAGTCCTCCTACGCGGCGGGCAACCGCCCCGGCTGCCAGGTGGACGAGTTCAAGACCCTCGTGCGGGCGCTCCACGCCGCCGGGATCGAGGTGATCCTCGACGTGGTCTACAACCACACCGCCGAAGGCAACGAGCTCGGCCCGACGCTCTCGCTCAAGGGGATCGACAACCCGAGCTACTACGCGCTCACCGGCCAGCCGGGGGAGAGCGGCCGCTACTACATGAACTACACCGGCTGCGGCAACAGCCTGGACCTCCGTCGGCCGCCCGCCATTCGCCTGGTGATGGACTCGCTCCGCTACTGGGCCCAGGTCATGCACGTGGACGGCTTCCGCTTCGACCTGGCCTCGGTGCTCGGCCGCGAAGGGGGCGACTTCGTGCAAGGGTCCGGCTTCTTCGACGCCATCGCGCAGGACCCCGTCCTCTGCCACGTCAAGCTCATCGCCGAACCGTGGGACCTCGGCACCTACCAGGTCGGCAACTTCCCCATCGACTGGTCCGAGTGGAACGGGCGCTACCGCGACACGCTGCGCCGCTTCGGCAAGGGGGACGCGCGCCAGCTCAAGGAGCTCGGCTGGCGCCTCACCGGCTCGGCCGACCTCTACGCCGACGACGGCCGGTCGGCCTACAACAGCGTGAACTTCGTGACCTGCCACGACGGCTTCACGCTCTACGACTGGGCGAGCTACAACCACAAGCACAACGAGGCCAACCTCGAGGGGAATCGCGACGGTTCGGACGACAACCTGTCGTGGAACTGCGGCCACGAGGGCGAGACCGCCGACCCGGAGGTGCGACGCCTGCGCCGGCAGCTCTGCAAGAACCAGATCTGCTCGCTGATGTTCTCGCTCGGCACCCCCATGCTCCTCGGCGGAGACGAGGTGCTGCGCAGTCAGGGCGGCAACAACAACGCCTATTGCCAGGACAACGCCCTCTCCTGGATGGACTGGTCGCTCGTCGAGAGGAACGCCGACTTCCTCGCCTTCGTACGGCGCGCGATCGCCTTCCTCAAGCGCTGCACGATCCTGCACCGCCGGAAGTTCTATTCGGGGACCGACGGCGATCAGAACGCCGTCCCCGACCTGGCCTGGTTCGGCCCCGACGGCGGTCCGCCGGCGTGGAACGACCCGGAGGCGCGCGTGCTCTGCTACCAGCTCGACGGGAGCGAGGAGCCCTCGGAGCTCGGGGACTACCGGCTCTTCTTCGCGCTCAACGCCGACCACCAGCTCCGCGAGGTGCGTCTGCCCACTCTCTCCGGCCGGCTCAGGTGGCATCGCGTCGTGGACACGGCCCTCCCCGCGGGGGAGGACTTCGCCGCGCCGGGCGAAGAGGTGCCGCTCGACCCCGACGACCACTACCTCGTCAACGCCCGCAGCACGCTCGTGCTGCTCGGTCGATGA
- a CDS encoding M20/M25/M40 family metallo-hydrolase, with product MPSPSPVVELLGELIRRDTHNPGGDEPALGEYLAERLRELSPDEVTLESPPRPDGNGRGAYVYARFGTPRLLLNAHLDTVPPSGPWSQDPYRATLRDGRVTGLGAADIKGAIAALLTACATTQPRDVAILFSGDEERSSSCMRAFLATPAARALERAIVCEPTNCRVGQRHRGMLSVEIRLPGVGGHSSQADRLPAPLAELCRLGADLADWGAARRHDGPPGFPGLCLNVARLDGGVAFNVIPPEGTLTVSLRPPPGVEVAGLRDELESIVRRRVAEAELTVRIDHPPLATRDLPSYRELLGPRTDAPVDLPYWTEAALLRQSGIDAVVFGPGEITQAHAADEWVTVAQLEEATHAFEKVLDATG from the coding sequence ATGCCTTCGCCCTCCCCGGTCGTCGAGCTCCTCGGAGAGCTGATCCGCCGCGACACGCACAACCCCGGCGGGGACGAGCCAGCCCTCGGGGAGTACCTCGCCGAGCGCCTGCGGGAGCTCTCGCCCGACGAGGTCACGCTGGAGAGCCCGCCGCGCCCCGACGGAAACGGCCGCGGCGCGTACGTCTACGCCCGCTTCGGCACCCCGCGGCTGCTCCTGAACGCGCACCTCGACACGGTCCCTCCGTCGGGCCCGTGGAGCCAGGACCCGTACCGGGCCACCCTGCGCGACGGCCGCGTCACGGGCCTCGGCGCCGCCGACATCAAGGGGGCCATCGCCGCGCTGCTCACCGCCTGCGCGACGACGCAGCCCCGGGACGTGGCGATTCTCTTCTCGGGGGACGAGGAGCGCTCGAGCTCGTGCATGCGGGCCTTCCTCGCGACTCCGGCGGCCCGCGCGCTCGAGCGGGCCATCGTCTGCGAGCCGACGAACTGCCGCGTCGGGCAACGCCACCGCGGCATGCTCTCCGTCGAGATCCGCCTGCCGGGCGTGGGCGGCCACTCCTCGCAGGCGGACCGCCTCCCCGCGCCGCTCGCCGAGCTCTGCCGCCTCGGCGCCGACCTGGCCGACTGGGGCGCCGCCCGCCGCCACGACGGCCCTCCCGGGTTCCCGGGGCTCTGTCTCAACGTGGCGCGCCTCGACGGAGGCGTGGCCTTCAACGTCATTCCGCCCGAAGGGACGCTCACCGTCTCGCTGCGCCCCCCGCCCGGAGTGGAGGTCGCCGGCCTGCGCGACGAGCTCGAGTCGATCGTGCGCCGGCGCGTCGCGGAGGCGGAGCTCACGGTCCGCATCGACCATCCCCCCCTCGCCACGCGCGACCTTCCCTCGTACCGCGAGCTCCTCGGTCCACGCACCGACGCCCCCGTGGACCTGCCGTACTGGACGGAGGCCGCGCTCCTGCGGCAGAGCGGCATCGACGCCGTGGTCTTCGGCCCCGGCGAGATCACCCAGGCCCACGCCGCGGACGAATGGGTGACCGTGGCCCAGCTCGAGGAGGCCACGCACGCCTTCGAGAAGGTGCTCGATGCAACCGGCTGA
- a CDS encoding pyruvate dehydrogenase: MPSCSFSKAVDQALAQAMARDDRIVVFGEDVPMLRPELFARFGARRVLGTPISEGAFVGAAVGAAMAGLRPVVEVMMVDFIAVALDPILNHMAKLEAFSDGKWRCPVVLRAACGAGYGDGGQHGQALWGLLGGIPGLTVVVPSTPLDAAGLMLSALAADGPVIFLEHKLLSESWLEFLGRGGRTTVTFDVPPEGATGEVPDPCSPTPIGSAETRRSGGDLTIASLAVGVHRALAAAEALERRGISAEVIDLRTVRPLDRATVTSSVARTGRLLVVDEDVREMGISGELAASVLEAGLAPRYRRVCTEGTLPYDRAREAQALPHVAQIVAAALELTEARPPL; this comes from the coding sequence ATGCCGAGCTGCAGCTTCAGCAAGGCCGTGGACCAGGCGCTCGCGCAAGCCATGGCACGGGACGACCGCATCGTCGTCTTCGGCGAGGACGTGCCGATGCTCCGGCCGGAGCTCTTCGCGCGCTTCGGGGCCCGCCGCGTCCTCGGCACCCCGATCAGCGAGGGGGCCTTCGTGGGCGCCGCGGTGGGGGCCGCGATGGCGGGGCTCCGCCCGGTGGTCGAGGTGATGATGGTGGACTTCATCGCCGTGGCGCTGGACCCCATCCTGAACCACATGGCGAAGCTGGAGGCCTTCTCCGACGGGAAATGGCGCTGCCCTGTCGTTCTGCGCGCGGCGTGCGGCGCCGGCTACGGCGACGGCGGCCAGCACGGCCAGGCGCTCTGGGGTCTCCTCGGCGGCATCCCGGGGCTCACGGTGGTCGTCCCCTCGACGCCGCTCGACGCCGCGGGACTCATGCTCTCCGCCCTCGCCGCCGACGGCCCCGTGATCTTCCTCGAGCACAAGCTCCTCTCGGAGAGCTGGCTCGAGTTTCTCGGCCGCGGCGGGCGCACCACCGTCACCTTCGACGTACCGCCGGAGGGGGCGACCGGGGAGGTACCGGACCCCTGCTCGCCGACGCCGATCGGCAGCGCCGAGACGCGGCGGTCGGGCGGCGATCTGACCATCGCCTCCCTCGCCGTGGGCGTGCACCGAGCCCTCGCCGCCGCGGAAGCGCTCGAGCGTCGCGGCATCTCGGCCGAGGTGATCGACCTGCGCACCGTGCGCCCTCTGGACCGCGCGACGGTCACCTCCTCCGTCGCGCGCACCGGTCGCCTCCTCGTGGTGGACGAGGACGTGCGCGAGATGGGGATCTCCGGAGAGCTCGCCGCGAGCGTGCTCGAAGCCGGGCTCGCCCCGCGCTATCGCCGCGTCTGCACCGAGGGGACCCTCCCCTACGACCGCGCGCGCGAGGCGCAGGCGCTCCCGCACGTGGCGCAGATCGTCGCCGCCGCGCTGGAGCTGACGGAGGCGCGACCTCCTCTGTAG
- a CDS encoding thiamine pyrophosphate-dependent dehydrogenase E1 component subunit alpha has protein sequence MAGLTLYRSMARARAFELALADLWQRGLISGEMHLGTGEEAIAAGVVAHLKPGDAVALDHRPTPVLTLLGVDLRLMLAEMLGRRSGLCGGMGGHMHLFSREHLAASSGIVGAAGPLAAGFALASEKLRPGSVSVSFFGDGAANQGMLLESWNLAAAWRLGVLFVCKDNGWAITTRSAEVTGGSLLERAKAFGLAATRVDGSDVQAVHDAAGPLLERARRGKGPGFLLATCPRPDGHFLGDPLVRMSQRPLAEGGEVLGKVLSAVTAPDGGSVGSRAMSLLRMANAMRLARKNERDRDDDPLVRARHALRGERAEVERIDAEAHAEVAEAVRRALEEER, from the coding sequence ATGGCGGGGCTCACCTTGTATCGCAGCATGGCGCGGGCCCGGGCGTTCGAACTGGCGCTCGCGGATCTCTGGCAGCGCGGGCTCATCTCGGGCGAGATGCACCTCGGCACCGGCGAAGAGGCCATCGCCGCCGGAGTCGTGGCGCACCTGAAGCCCGGCGACGCGGTCGCGCTCGATCACCGTCCGACCCCCGTGCTCACCCTCCTCGGCGTAGACCTGCGGCTGATGCTGGCCGAGATGCTCGGCCGGCGCAGCGGCCTGTGCGGCGGCATGGGCGGGCACATGCACCTCTTCTCCCGGGAGCACCTGGCGGCCTCGAGCGGTATCGTGGGCGCGGCGGGCCCTCTCGCCGCCGGGTTCGCGCTGGCCAGCGAGAAGCTCCGCCCCGGATCGGTCTCCGTCTCCTTCTTCGGCGACGGCGCGGCAAACCAGGGGATGCTCCTCGAGTCGTGGAACCTCGCCGCCGCGTGGCGCCTCGGCGTGCTCTTCGTCTGCAAGGACAATGGCTGGGCCATCACCACCCGCAGCGCGGAGGTGACCGGGGGGAGCCTGCTCGAGCGCGCGAAGGCCTTCGGTCTCGCCGCGACGCGCGTGGACGGCAGCGACGTGCAAGCGGTGCACGACGCCGCGGGGCCCCTCCTCGAGCGCGCCCGTCGCGGCAAGGGACCGGGGTTCCTCCTCGCCACCTGCCCTCGCCCCGACGGACATTTCCTCGGCGACCCCCTGGTGCGCATGTCCCAGCGCCCGCTCGCCGAGGGAGGCGAGGTGCTGGGCAAGGTCCTCTCTGCCGTCACCGCCCCCGACGGCGGGTCGGTGGGTTCCCGCGCGATGAGCCTGCTCCGCATGGCCAACGCCATGCGTCTCGCGCGCAAGAACGAGCGCGACCGGGACGACGATCCTCTCGTGCGGGCGCGGCACGCGCTGCGCGGGGAACGCGCCGAGGTGGAGCGCATCGACGCCGAGGCGCACGCCGAGGTCGCCGAGGCCGTGCGGCGCGCGCTCGAGGAGGAACGCTGA
- a CDS encoding response regulator, protein MPLTILLVEDDAACRTSLAEALEFSGHVVHTAVDGQDALERLNGHPIDVVVTDLMMPRLGGLELIDRLGAHQPGLPVILVTAFANAPEGQVALDHGAFAVLHKPIDLDRLEELVERAGASLRP, encoded by the coding sequence GTGCCGCTAACGATCCTCCTCGTCGAAGATGACGCAGCCTGCCGGACGAGCCTGGCCGAGGCGCTCGAGTTCTCCGGCCACGTCGTGCACACCGCCGTGGATGGCCAGGACGCGCTCGAGCGGCTGAACGGCCATCCGATCGACGTGGTGGTCACCGATCTCATGATGCCGCGCCTGGGCGGACTCGAGCTCATCGACCGGCTGGGCGCGCACCAGCCGGGCCTGCCGGTCATCCTGGTGACCGCCTTCGCCAACGCGCCCGAGGGACAGGTTGCTCTCGACCACGGCGCCTTCGCCGTGCTGCACAAGCCGATCGACCTCGACCGCCTGGAGGAGCTCGTGGAACGCGCGGGCGCCTCGCTCCGTCCCTGA
- a CDS encoding zinc-dependent alcohol dehydrogenase family protein — protein MQAMVLEARGRPLLLSEVPVPVPAAEQVLIRVRACAVCRTDLHVVDGELPDAKLPLIPGHEVVGVVEATGAAAHRLRCGDRVGVPWLGHTCGSCSYCLAGRENLCPAARFTGYQLDGGYAEHLVADERFCVPIPDAYGDVEAAPLLCAGLIGYRALVAAGEGRRLGFYGFGAAAHILVQVARHQGREVFAFTRPGDREAQRFALELGAVWAHDAGSVPPVPLDAAILFAPVGESVPTALRDVAPGGVVVCAGIHMSDLPSFPYRLLWGERTVRSVANLTRRDAEEFFALAPRVPIRTETCTFPLAAANQALQALRSGKLRGAAVLVP, from the coding sequence ATGCAGGCCATGGTGCTCGAGGCGAGAGGGCGGCCGCTCCTGCTCTCCGAGGTGCCGGTCCCTGTCCCTGCGGCGGAGCAGGTGCTGATCCGCGTGCGCGCGTGCGCCGTGTGCCGGACCGATCTCCACGTCGTGGACGGCGAGCTGCCCGACGCGAAGCTTCCGCTCATTCCGGGGCACGAGGTCGTCGGGGTGGTCGAGGCGACGGGCGCCGCGGCGCACCGCCTGCGGTGCGGGGATCGGGTGGGGGTCCCGTGGCTCGGGCACACCTGCGGCAGCTGCTCCTACTGCCTCGCGGGCCGCGAGAATCTCTGTCCGGCGGCGCGCTTCACGGGGTATCAGCTCGACGGAGGCTACGCCGAGCACCTCGTGGCCGACGAGCGCTTCTGCGTGCCGATCCCCGACGCGTACGGCGACGTCGAGGCGGCACCCCTCCTCTGCGCGGGCCTCATCGGGTACCGCGCGCTGGTCGCGGCAGGGGAGGGGCGGCGCCTCGGTTTCTACGGCTTCGGCGCCGCGGCGCACATCCTCGTGCAGGTGGCGCGTCATCAGGGGCGCGAGGTCTTCGCCTTCACGCGCCCCGGGGACCGCGAGGCGCAGCGCTTCGCCCTCGAGCTCGGGGCGGTCTGGGCGCACGACGCCGGCAGCGTGCCCCCCGTTCCGCTCGACGCCGCGATCCTCTTCGCCCCCGTGGGCGAGTCCGTTCCGACGGCGCTGCGTGACGTGGCGCCCGGCGGCGTGGTGGTCTGCGCCGGGATCCACATGAGCGACCTCCCGAGCTTTCCGTATCGGCTCCTCTGGGGGGAGCGCACGGTGCGCTCGGTGGCCAACCTCACGCGTCGGGACGCCGAGGAGTTCTTCGCGCTCGCGCCGCGCGTCCCCATTCGAACGGAGACCTGCACCTTTCCCCTCGCGGCGGCCAACCAGGCGTTGCAGGCGCTGCGCTCGGGGAAGCTACGAGGTGCGGCGGTCCTCGTCCCCTGA
- a CDS encoding SDR family oxidoreductase: MTARVALITGGAKGIGRAVALDLGRQGWRVAVAYRSSTGAAAETVAAVERGGGRCLALARDVSDPVVARQLVADVEREWGRVDVLVNGAGPYHRVPLLEESAEGWREMFDHNLHPVFYLAQAVAPGMRTRRWGRIVTFAMANADQALAQPMVTAHYIAKVGVLVLTRTLAKLLAPDGITVNAISPGFIDSGSAPPDELAKMVKSIPAGYVGTVDDAVGAVRYLLSDDARYVNGANLVVSGGWGI; this comes from the coding sequence ATGACGGCGCGCGTGGCGCTCATCACGGGAGGAGCGAAGGGGATCGGTCGGGCGGTGGCGCTCGACCTCGGCCGGCAGGGGTGGCGGGTGGCCGTCGCGTACCGTTCGAGCACCGGCGCGGCCGCGGAGACGGTCGCCGCGGTCGAGCGAGGGGGCGGGCGATGCCTGGCCCTCGCGCGGGACGTCTCGGACCCGGTCGTGGCGCGGCAGCTCGTCGCCGACGTGGAGCGCGAGTGGGGGCGCGTCGACGTCCTCGTGAACGGCGCGGGACCCTACCACCGCGTCCCGCTGCTCGAGGAGAGCGCCGAGGGGTGGCGCGAGATGTTCGACCACAACCTGCATCCTGTCTTCTACCTGGCGCAGGCCGTGGCGCCGGGAATGCGGACGCGCCGGTGGGGACGCATCGTGACCTTCGCCATGGCCAACGCAGACCAGGCGCTGGCGCAGCCGATGGTCACCGCGCACTACATCGCCAAGGTCGGCGTGCTCGTCCTCACGCGGACGCTGGCCAAGCTCCTCGCCCCGGACGGCATCACGGTGAACGCGATCTCGCCGGGCTTCATCGATTCGGGGAGCGCCCCTCCGGACGAGCTGGCGAAGATGGTGAAGTCCATCCCGGCCGGTTACGTGGGGACGGTGGACGACGCCGTGGGGGCGGTGCGCTACCTCCTATCGGACGACGCGCGCTACGTGAACGGCGCGAA